The Clostridia bacterium genomic interval CCCGAAAAACCCGACTGACACCAGCCGCACTCATAGCTCCTGTTCCCCGATGAAAATGGGAACCATGTGAAGCCGGACCCAAACGCATACCATGACGTTTGATGACCCCGGCAAACCCTTTTCCTTTAGAAATACCGGTAACATCAACCCATTCACCCTCGGCGAACAAATCAACTTTAATTTCCTGTCCCAGCTCATAAATGGCGGGATCGGCAACTCGAAATTCCTTTAAATGACGCAGAGGTTTTAATTCAACCTTAGCTAAATGCCCCTGCCGCGGTTTGTTTAATTTTCCAGCTGCTAGCGACTTAAAGCCCAATTGTA includes:
- the rplC gene encoding 50S ribosomal protein L3, which produces MSKTILGTKLGMTQVFDEAGKVIPVTVVEAGPCYVVQKKTEAADGYNAIQLGFKSLAAGKLNKPRQGHLAKVELKPLRHLKEFRVADPAIYELGQEIKVDLFAEGEWVDVTGISKGKGFAGVIKRHGMRLGPASHGSHFHRGTGAMSAAGVSRVFRGRKLPGRHGGLKTTVQKLQVVKVDPERNLMLIKGAVPGPKKSLLLIKSSVKA